The sequence ATCCGTCCAAGTCGAAGCACCGGGTTTTTCCGCGACCCAGGTGGAGCAGCTGGTTACCCAGCGCATGGAAAACGCGATCAACGGCGGCACCAACGTCATCACGGTTCGCTCGCAGTCCATCCAGGGCTTGTCGGTCATTACCGTCCTGTTCGAGGAGGGCAGCGACCCCTTTCTTGACCGGCAGATGCTCAGTGAACGCGTAAGCGAAGCCGCGGCGGGATTGCCCCAAGGTGTTCAAGCGCCCCGCATCAGCCCCATGACGTCCTCGACCATGGACCTGCTCAAGATCGGCTTCGTCAGCGACCGCCTTGACCCGGTGGCTTTGCGTTCGCTGATCGATTGGTCCGTCAAACCCCGCCTGCTCGCCGTCTCCGGTGTGGCCGGGATAGCCAATTTTGGTGGTGGCGTTCGTGAGCTGCAGATTCATGTGAAGCCGGCGCAACTGGCCACGTTCGGATTGACGCTGGAAGATGTGCGGCTGGCCGCCGCGGCCGCCACGGGCGTGCGGGGCGCCGGATACATCGATACGCCGAGCCAGCGCGTGATCGTGGAAACGAGCGGCACGGTGCATCGGGCGGCCGAGCTCGCGCGCACGGTCATCACGCAACGGATGGGCCGCAACATCACGCTGGGCGATGTGGCGACCGTGACGGAGGGTGCGGCGCCGGCGTTTGGTGATGCGCTGATTCAAGGGCGCCCCGGCGTCGTCTCGCTGCTGACCAGCCAATACGGCGCCAACACGCTGGAAGTGACGCGCGCCGTCGAAAAGGCCCTGGATGGTTTGCGTCCCCTGTTGAAGGCGGAGGGCGTGACGGTCTATCCGCAGCTGCAGCGACCCGCCAGCTTCATCCAGGTCGCACTGAACCACATGCGCGACGCGTTGCTGTTCGGCGCCGTCTTGGTGCTGGTGGTACTGATCGTGTTTCTGCGCGACTGGCGCACGGCGCTGATTTCGTTCGTCAGCATTCCCTTGTCGTTGGCGATCGCCACCTTGGTGATGGAGCGGATGGGGTGGACGATCAACACCATGACCCTGGGTGGCTTGGCGGTGGCGCTGGGCGTCGTCGTCGACGATGCCATCATCGATGTGGAAAACATCATGCGGCGCCTGCGTCAGGCCGGCCCATCGGGACCGCGCGCCGTCATCATTCTGGCGGCGTCGATCGAGGTTCGTCGCCCGGTGGTGCTGGCGACCCTGGTGGTGGGGTTGGTGTTTGTTCCGATCCTGCTGTTGCCGGGCCTGCAAGGCAGCTTCTTCGCGCCGATGGCCGGCGCGTTCCTGCTGGCGACCTTCGCGTCGTTGCTGGTGGCGCTGACCGTGACCCCGGCACTGTGCATGTTGCTGCTCAAACCCGAGGCGCGTCACCACGAACCGCATTGGCTCAAGCGCGTCAAGCTCATCCAGCACGGCGGCATGCGCCTGGCCATGCCGAGGCCACGCTTGCTGTTGGCACTCTCGGCGCTGCTGGGCATCGCCGCCATTGGCTCACTCTGGCTGTTCGGTTCACAACTGTTGCCGACCTTTCGGGAAGGCCACTACGTCGTGCAGATCACGGCGCCTCCCGGCACATCGCTTGCCGAGATGACCCGACTTGGCACACGGCTCAGCAAGGATGTCCTCAAGATCGATGGCGTACGCACCGCGGCGCTCATGGCGGGACGCGCGGAGGCGGTAGTGGATACCTGGCCTACCAATCGCGGTGAACTTCATGTCGAGCTGGCTCCCAAGCTCTCGGCGCATGAGCAACTGCGCATCGAAGCATCGCTGCGGAAGGTGGCGAGTTCCTATCCCGGCCTCAGCGCCGACGTGGTCACCTTTCTCGGCGACCGCATCGGTGATTCACTATCCGGTGAAACGGCGCCGGTGGCCATCAGCCTCTACGGCCCCGACCTCGACGAACTCGACAGGCTTTCCACGCGCGCCGTCGATATCCTGAACACCATACCGGGTGCAGGTTCGGTGCACCTTTCCGCCACGCCAGCGGCGCCGACGATGCGGATCCACCCCGATCCCGTCCGGATTGCCCGCTACGGCATGCGCATGACCGATGTCCTGGATGCGGTGGCGATGGCCTACCAAGGCATCATCGCCACGGAAACCTACGATGGCGTACAGGCCATCGGCGTGCGTGTCGTGCTCGATCAGGCATCCCGGCAAGATCCGGAAACGATTGGCCGCCTGCTGCTGCGCACGCCCTCAGGCAAGAGCATACCTCTGGCGGCCATCGCGGATATCGATCTGGTGCAGGGGCGCGCGACCATCTCGCATGAAGGCGGACGCAGGCGCCAGGTAATCGCTGTGCGGCCCACCAACCCCGATGTGGTGGGATTCGTGGATCAGGCGCGTGCCGCGCTTGCTCAACAGCTCGATCCACCGACCGGTTACTACCTGGAATAT is a genomic window of Rhodanobacter thiooxydans containing:
- a CDS encoding efflux RND transporter permease subunit, which gives rise to MLAAIIRSALRWPVWVALLGLLLLAIGVGSLSGAKYDVFPEFVPPQASVQVEAPGFSATQVEQLVTQRMENAINGGTNVITVRSQSIQGLSVITVLFEEGSDPFLDRQMLSERVSEAAAGLPQGVQAPRISPMTSSTMDLLKIGFVSDRLDPVALRSLIDWSVKPRLLAVSGVAGIANFGGGVRELQIHVKPAQLATFGLTLEDVRLAAAAATGVRGAGYIDTPSQRVIVETSGTVHRAAELARTVITQRMGRNITLGDVATVTEGAAPAFGDALIQGRPGVVSLLTSQYGANTLEVTRAVEKALDGLRPLLKAEGVTVYPQLQRPASFIQVALNHMRDALLFGAVLVLVVLIVFLRDWRTALISFVSIPLSLAIATLVMERMGWTINTMTLGGLAVALGVVVDDAIIDVENIMRRLRQAGPSGPRAVIILAASIEVRRPVVLATLVVGLVFVPILLLPGLQGSFFAPMAGAFLLATFASLLVALTVTPALCMLLLKPEARHHEPHWLKRVKLIQHGGMRLAMPRPRLLLALSALLGIAAIGSLWLFGSQLLPTFREGHYVVQITAPPGTSLAEMTRLGTRLSKDVLKIDGVRTAALMAGRAEAVVDTWPTNRGELHVELAPKLSAHEQLRIEASLRKVASSYPGLSADVVTFLGDRIGDSLSGETAPVAISLYGPDLDELDRLSTRAVDILNTIPGAGSVHLSATPAAPTMRIHPDPVRIARYGMRMTDVLDAVAMAYQGIIATETYDGVQAIGVRVVLDQASRQDPETIGRLLLRTPSGKSIPLAAIADIDLVQGRATISHEGGRRRQVIAVRPTNPDVVGFVDQARAALAQQLDPPTGYYLEYHGAAEGTLQARHALEWHAALAGAGIIALLFMAFPDRRSVGLILVNVPFALVGGVAAAATMGSVLSIGALVGLVTLFGISARNTIMLISHYEHLVLEEGAHWNRFTAMRGARERLTPILMTALVTGLGLLPLALGNGEAGREVEGPMAIVILGGLITSTLLNLLVMPALSLRYLRMAAPPHDANQVELLPATHRPVDP